Proteins co-encoded in one Piliocolobus tephrosceles isolate RC106 unplaced genomic scaffold, ASM277652v3 unscaffolded_25080, whole genome shotgun sequence genomic window:
- the LOC113221478 gene encoding taste receptor type 2 member 46-like, which translates to MITFLSITFSILIMVIFFIGNFANGFIALVNSIEWVKRQKISFADQILTALAVSRVGFLWVLLLHWCATEFNLAFYSEEVRITTYNVWAVTNHFSNWLATSLSMFYLLKIATFSNLIFLHLKRKVKSVILVTLLGPLLFLVCHLFVMNMNQIVWRKEYEGNFTWRIKLRSATYLSNVTVGMLANLIPFTLTVISFLLLIFSLCKHLKKMQVHGKGSQDPSTKVHIKALQTVTSFLLLCAIYFLVTTLSVWNFDRLENKPVVMFCQATVFSYPSTHPFILIWGNKKLKQIFLSALWNVRYWVKGQKPSSL; encoded by the coding sequence ATGATAACTTTTCTGTCTATCACTTTTTCCATTCTAATAatggttatattttttattggaaATTTTGCTAATGGCTTCATAGCATTGGTAAATTCCATTGAGTGGGTCAAGAGACAAAAGATCTCCTTTGCTGACCAAATTCTCACTGCTCTGGCTGTCTCCAGAGTTGGTTTTCTCTGGGTATTATTACTACATTGGTGTGCAACTGAGTTTAATCTAGCTTTTTATAGTGAAGAAGTAAGAATCACTACTTATAATGTCTGGGCAGTAACCAACCATTTCAGCAACTGGCTTGCTACTAGCCTCAGCATGTTTTATTTGCTCAAGATTGCCACTTTCTCCAACCTGATTTTTCTTCACTTAAAGAGGAAAGTTAAGAGTGTCATTCTGGTGACACTGTTGGGGCCTTTGCTATTTTTGGTTTGTCATCTTTTTGTGATGAACATGAATCAGATTGTGTGGAGAAAAGAATATGAAGGAAACTTTACTTGGAGGATCAAATTGAGGAGTGCAACGTACCTTTCAAATGTGACTGTAGGCATGCTAGCAAACCTTATACCCTTCACTCTGACCGTGATATCTTTTCTGCTGTTAATCTTTTCTCTGTGTAAACATCTCAAGAAGATGCAGGTCCATGGCAAAGGATCTCAAGATCCCAGCACCAAGGTCCACATAAAAGCTTTGCAAACTGTGACCTCCTTTCTCCTGTTATGTGCCATTTACTTTCTGGTCACAACGCTATCAGTTTGGAATTTTGACAGGCTGGAAAACAAACCTGTCGTCATGTTCTGCCAAGCTACTGTATTCAGCTATCCTTCAACCCACCCATTCATCCTGATTTGGGGAAACAAGAAGCtaaagcagatttttctttcagctttGTGGAACGTGAGGTACTGGGTGAAAGGACAGAAGCCTTCATCTCTGTAG